In Cynocephalus volans isolate mCynVol1 chromosome 3, mCynVol1.pri, whole genome shotgun sequence, one DNA window encodes the following:
- the GPR33 gene encoding probable G-protein coupled receptor 33 — MDLNNSTDYLTNVSTLVRSSTHLLTPASKMIIALPLFMSFVIGTIINGLYLWVLKFKMKKTVNTLLYFHLILSYFISTLILPFKAATYLQDNHWTFGTALCKVFNSTLSLGMFASVFFLSAISLDRYLLTLHPVWSQQHRTPRWASSIVLGVWISATALSIPYLVFREIHHDRKGRVICQNNYAVSPNWERKEMQKLRQWIHVACFIGRFLLGFLLPFFVITFCYKRIASKLKEKGLFKYSKPFKVMMTAIISFFVCWMPYHVYQGLLLMKNQSLLSELTMILTVLTISFNTVFSPTFYLFIGENFKKVFKKSILALFESTFSDDSSAERTQNLNSGAQI; from the coding sequence ATGGATCTGAATAACTCTACTGATTACCTGACCAATGTCTCTACTTTAGTAAGAAGCAGCACTCACCTTCTAACTCCTGCCTCAAAAATGATCATTGCCCTTCCTTTATTCATGTCATTTGTGATTGGTACCATCATCAATGGCCTTTATCTATGGGTGCTAAAATTCAAGATGAAAAAGACTGTCAATACTCTCTTATATTTTCATCtcattctttcatattttatttcaacattgaTTCTGCCATTTAAAGCTGCCACTTATCTTCAGGACAATCATTGGACCTTTGGAACTGCCTTGTGCAAGGTCTTCAATAGCACTTTGTCGCTGGGGATGTTCgcctctgttttcttcctctcagCCATCAGTCTTGATCGCTATCTTCTCACCCTTCACCCAGTGTGGTCCCAGCAGCACCGAACCCCACGCTGGGCTTCCAGCATCGTCCTGGGAGTCTGGATCTCTGCCACTGCCCTCAGCATACCCTATTTGGTTTTCAGGGAGATACATCATGACCGTAAAGGAAGGGTGATCTGCCAAAATAACTATGCTGTGTCTCCCAACTGGGAAAGAAAGGAGATGCAAAAATTAAGGCAATGGATTCATGTAGCCTGTTTCATTGGCCGCTTCTTGCTGGGCTTCCTTCTGCCTTTCTTTGTCATCACCTTTTGTTACAAAAGAATAGCCAGCAAGTTGAAAGAGAAGGGCCTGTTTAAATACAGCAAGCCCTTCAAAGTCATGATGACTGCCATTATCTCTTTCTTTGTGTGTTGGATGCCCTACCATGTATACCAGGGCTTACTTCTCATGAAGAACCAGTCACTACTTTCAGAGTTGACTATGATACTAACAGTGTTAACCATTTCTTTTAATACTGTcttttctcccacattctaccttttTATTGGGGAGAACTTCAAAAAGGTTTTCAAAAAGTCCATTCTTGCTCTGTTTGAGTCAACATTCAGTGACGATTCTTCAGCAGAAAGGACACAAAACCTAAATTCAGGAGCCCAAATTTAA